ccgccccgcccccacGGCGCCGCTCTCCCGCAggtcccgccccccccccggcgctgccgcccCCCTCCGTGTTCCCCCCCCGGCGCCAGGAGCCGCTGCTGCTGAGCGGGGCGCgagcggccccgccccgcccacGCGGGACCCGCCCACGCGGGAGCGGGCAATAAAGGGGCGCGAGGGGAGCTGGAGCGCAGCGCtgcgccgggggcggggcgggggggcggggggctgggtGTGCAGGGACCTGTGTCCTGcgtggggggtggtggggtgcgGGGGGCTTCGTCCCGCGTGGGTGGGTGCGGGGTGTCTGtcccgcggggggggggggcgggcgggcgggctgTGTCTCGTGTGCTTGGTGTCCGGTGAGAGGGTGTTTGTCGTGGGCTCCGTGTCCCGTGGGTGCCGTGTCCTGTGGGGGGGTCCGTGGGGGTGCCGTGCCCCGGGGAGGGGTGTTGTGTCCGTGGGAACTGCCGTGGTGGTGCCGTGCCTGTGGAGTTCCGTgtcccggggtgggggggggagggtgtcCGTGGGTACCGTGTCCCGTTGGGATTCTCTGCCCCGGGGGTATCCATGTCCGTGGGTGGGGGTCCGTGCCCCGTGGGTGCCGTGGGCTCCGTGGGCGCCGTGTCCGCCCCCCGCACTACATTTCCCGTCAGGCCCTGCTCCCGCGCGCCCTTTCCCACAGTGccccgcgggcggggcggggcgctcGCTGACGTCACGTCCGGCCCGgagcccgcccgccgccatgCTGCGGGCGCTGAGGCGCTGCCGCCCGGCGCTGGGCTTGGGGCCCCCGCTGGGCCCCGTTCCCGGGGCTGTCTGGGGGCCGCGGCTGGTCCCGGCACGGGGCCGCAAGACGCGGCACGATCCTCCCGCCAAGTCCAAGGCGTCGCGGCTGAAGGTGCCGCCGCCTGTCGACCCcgaggagctgctggtggtCAAGGAGCGGTACCGGCAGCACCGGCTGGTCCTCGGCGCCCTCCGGTACTCACAGGCGGCTGGGGCCGCTGTGAGGCAGGGAGGgtcagggtgctgggcaggaggctgggtgtggggctgtggggtAGGGGACTGGCTGTGGGGTTGCTGTGGGGCAGCGGAGGGTTGGGGGCCTGGCTGTGCCTCTGAGAACGGGGCTGCTATGGCCCAAGGGGCTGGGTACAGGGTTgcggggctgctgtggggcagggggctgggtacaGGGTTgcggggctgctgtggggcaggggctgggtaCAGGGTTgcggggctgctgtggggcaggggctgggtaCAGGGTTgcggggctgctgtggggcagaggtgggCTCTGTACAGGGCTGTGGGgttgctgtggggcaggggagggttGGGCTTGGGACCAttggtggctgctgtggggcagaggtAGGTTGGGGGTTTCCTGTTGGGCAGCTGTGAGGGagagggctggctgtggggcaggggagatATGGGGGCTCTGGGGCTGCTTCGGAGCGTGGGTGGCTAGACCCCAGGTTactgtggggcaggggaagggcagggtggtggggctggctctgctaTGGGGCAGGTGCATCAGAGCCCCCTGGCACCTGGCCAcaggcaggagctcagcagccTTTCCTGGCAGGGCTGAGTTTAGGGCTGAGGTGCTACAGAAGAAGCGGGAGGCACTGCTGGCCCAGGAGGACTCGGCGGAGCTGAGGGAGGAGCACCAGCGCCTGATGGCTTGGAATCAGGAGGAGAATGCCCGGCAGCGGGCACGCAGGTCAGCCGGGACACCACCTTCTTGCTCAGCTCTGGCTTTTGCTTATGCATAATTAAATTCAACACCTGGGTCAATTAGTCAGGCTAATTTTTACAAAGACACTTGACCTAAAGTTtgacctttttaaaataaatctgcctACGCAGCGGTCGCGTTCCTAGATTTCTCGCTGCTGAGGGGTGTTACTGAGCTCTGGACAGCCTCCCGCTCTCTACGGCGATGGGTGTCATGGGGGGATCAGTTTCTCCATGTTCCCTCCTATGCCACCCCCAGGGAGCCTGTTGATGCTTCCAAGAAAATCAGTGTCTGCTGAATCTTGAAAGCAGGAGGAGGTTAAAGGCACAAAGCACTTGAGCTCCTGCATCCAGCTCCTGCCGGTGGCATTGCATGCGCTGACTTGAAGCTGCCAAACGGAGCCAGACCCTGCTGGGGCTCAGGTCCGCAGCGCTGTGGCAATGCCAGCCTGTTGGAAAGCTTTTGCATTAAGTTTTGCATCAATTTTTCTCTCGCAGGAGGAGGGGGATTCTCTTTGTCTCCGTGGCTGCTTTTCCCCAGCGTagctgctctgctccttcctgTTGGTTGTGGCTGCGCTTGAGCTTGGCAGCTTTGCATCCCAAGGGATTAGCACATCTCACCGAAGCACCACCGTGCAGAGCGTGAGCATTCACCAAagctgtgttgttttgttttcctttccatgtggcagagaggaaagaattaggaaagaagaggaagaacagaagaggaagaagttgCGGGTTGCAGAGAACAAGGCCAGGGTGATGGAGGCTTTCctgaaggagaaggagcaggagatTCTGCAACTGCAGGTAAGAGCAGCTGGTGCCTCCTTGGGGagtgtgctgccagcagcccctctgAGGGGCTCAATGGCAGCCTGTGGGAGCGATGTGGAAACTacaggcttatttttaaaagatttttatattGGTAGCTGGGAACACAAGCGTTAGCACCTTCCAGAAGTGTTGACAGCGTGTGGATGGGATAGAGGTTGAGTGAGAGCTCTGAAAACAGGGTGGAATAATCCTGAGGGAGAGAACAAAGGTTTCCTTGTTCAGAACTCGGCTCCTGCTGGGGTCCTGGCGATGCTGGTGGCATTTTAGGCTCTCTTGGAGGTCTGTGAGCTCTGCAGGCACCTGCAGCTCATGCGCTGCCCATAGTGACTCTTCCACTACCACGTGTTAAGAGCCGGTACTTGTCCTTCGTTCAGGAGGAAGCCAAAACGTTCATCACCCCTGAGAACCTGGAGGCACGGATTGAGGAGTGCCTGGACAACCCTCGCAACTACAACTTCGCCATCGACAAGGACGGGCGGATCGTCAAACGGACAGTGTTGTCTTAGTGGCATGGGATGGAGGGGTGCTGGCCTGGTTTCTGTCCAGAGGCACCAgccagtttcttctttttaatgaataaattgACCACGGAACTGGTGGAGGAAGCCTGCTGGTCTGGCTGTGGTCCTGCTGAAGGGTTAAAGCCTGCGGATCTGACTGTGGTTCTGCTGAAGGGTTAAAGCATGCGTGGAGGAGGGTGAGGGAGAAGCaagcaggagaggcagaggcGCTGGCAGTCTCTCAGCCCTGCGAGGCAGCAGCGGAACTGCCTGAGAAGCTGCGGGTGTTGGTGTGCCCGTTGCTCTGACTCTTTGCAGTTCCACCTCCCACATGTTTGGATCCCTCCTGCCTTCACCTGAAGCATGTCAGGCGGGAAGCGGGAACAGTCCTGAGGCAGATCCTGGCTCTGAGCTCCTTGCTGTagccctggctctgcttgcATGTTGACCCCTCtagatgcttttgaaagaaaacgAGGTCTGAATGGCTTTGTAGGAAACCCTGACCCTCCGCCGTTTCTTGTTGGGGGAGCAAAtttgttgtttctctgttttctgccaTGGTGGTGGGACCTTTTGTTCCTGTTCACACTTTAAATCCCCCTTTGCACATCTGTTGGTGTGGCTAAATGAGAAAATGTGCAGAGAACATCTAAATGACACTGGCTTTGTGggtctccttttctcttctccccctcAGCCTTATTTTACTCATCACCTGGGGCTTAAGTTGTAGATAATAACTAATTTGGGTCCTCTTTGGTGGCACTGGCTTATGGTGGTCTTGCAGACCAAGCTGCTCTCTCAACTGTGCCCTAAAACCACTGGCTTTGTGCTGCCTGACACCAGCCTGGAGTTTGCTGTGGTTCAGCAGAGGCCAAGCAGACTAACAGCAGGTCCCTGTGCCCTCCCTCACTCGGGTAAAACGCCAGCTGTGAGCATTGACCTTAAATTCTTTTAATCTGCGCTTTCctaaaaagactttttctctccagccagcccccccgTGTCTGCACCTAAACCATGCAAGTGCACAAAAAACATATAgacttcttttcttgtttttctgtacaagttttatttctgatgaaGATCATCACTTAAATCTGAGTCACAGACCTTGGCTTGTCTGTTCTCGGCCTGATGCAGGGCTGGTACAGCTTGATAGATAAGGGATCCTGCAGgttcttctttccccagtggTCTACGTGAACAGAATTTCTTGGTCGCAGGATGAGTCAACCACACAGCCCTCTGCatggggagagaaaggagaaggcaCCGCATGAAACAAGGTGTCAGGAACCAGCCTTcagagacaccccccccaccccccacctctgGCGTTGTTTCTTTAATAACATCAGGCAAGGTCGTGTTCGCTTTGTGCCCTGTAGCTCCTCAGGATATGGAGCAGGATCTCTGGCAGCATCTGACTTGGGGAAGAGGCTGGGATTTATGGCAAACTGTAACTGAAGCAGGAGGGAGCCTGAGCTGCCATGCAGCTTGGGTGTTCTGCAGCTTGCTCAACCCCCTAAATCCATTGCTGTCcactttcctccttccctgaaGCCTCCACAGGTGTCCTGCTGCTTGCTCAGTCCCCTGAATTTGGTTACTGTCTGCTTTCCCCCTTCCATGAAACCTCACAGTCTGTTCGCGCCTTCCCTGGGGGTTAGGGTCAAGTCTGCCCTGAGTGGAGTGGCCCTGGCTGTTGGGGGGACGGATGGGACAAAGACGGTCCCTTGGGCAGTCTCCCCTCCCAGGTTTACATCGAAGCCCTGAGGTCCCTCACATGTGTGAGGACCCCGCTGACCAGGGTCCCAGGTGGGAcacagccctggtgctgctctcaccgctgctgcagcagatgccGGGGGCCGCGCAGCTCCCTCCGCTGCTGCCGCAGGGTTTGTGTCCAGACTCGCAGGGCGTCGGCAAGAAGTTTTCCTCCTGGCACCGCAGGGTTTCGGACGTGCCGATGTAACAGCCCAGCTCTTCTCCGCAGCAGATGGTGGGCCCGAAGCAGTGGCCTTTGTTCCTGGGACCACAGGGCATGCACTGCATGGGGGAGAACGGGAGGAAAGGGAGTGGAGAGTTATTTCATGAAGCACCTGGGGTCAAGCCTTTTCTCTGgtctttccctcccttctgccTGCATCTTCCCCACTGGAGCACTGAGAGGGCTCAGGGAAtcctgggagaaggaaaggaaagagttAGAAGGTCTCCCAGCCCGCCAGGACGTACCTTCCTGATGTCCATGTCCAGGACTGCGCGTTTGCCCCCGATAGGGCAGTTCTGGATGTAGCAAGCGGAGGAGAGAGCCAGGAGCCCCAGGAGGCAGATGGCGAATGCCTTGCAGGGCATGGCTGCGGGGTCAGGAAGATTTTCGGCTCCTCATCCCCACGAGTGGTTGGGTATATATAGTGCCAGCTCCTACTTAGGCATGCCGGCACCAGCGTCACCCATTTCCCTTAAAAACCACAAGGCATTGCTTTCCACACCGAAGGGCTCTGCTAATAGCCAGAGGTCGAGGATGTGAGGTCAAGGCCAAAGTGTTGGTTTTTAACTCGGTGATGACTCCAACTGCAGCGGGGGGGGATGTTTGTGGAGGCTGCGGATGCTGTTCGGGGCTCGGGTCCCTCCACTGCCAACCCCTTggagctgctgagctgtgggTTGTCGCTCCGTGTCCCATTTGGGACTCCTCCAGCGTGGGTTGGGTGGGGATGGAGGCAGGCATCCCAATCGCCTGGTGAGCTGCATCCACCCAGGAGTGGGGCGAGAGGGGCATTGTGCTTCCCTTGgtgcctgctggtgggaggaAAGCAAACCCGTATCTTCCTCCAGGATCGTTTATGGGATCTCGGGTAGGAAATGCGGTGTTGGTCCTTTCCACCTGTCTGTGCCTGGCCTTTGGGGGAGGATGCTCAACGCTGGGCTTGTCCTGCTCCAGAGTGATGGTGACACTGAGCCTGTCCCCACCTGCTTTTATCTAATGGCCTGAAAACACCCAACCTCCTTGGCAAAGGCCTAACACCCCAATTTCCCCATTGCTTctgccccacagctgcacaCGGGGCTCGAACACGGTGCCCCGAACCGCGCTGTCGACAGGTAAAGGACCCCCTGGAGAAGGGGCGCTGAGGCTGGGGCCGAGGGCTGACGCAGTCACGCAGGGTCCTGCTCGCCCCAGCCCCTCGCCTTCATTTCCACAATTAAGAGCTTCCTGGCTCGAATAAATTCCTCTGCCACAGACAAATCCAACCATCTATTGAGACCATTACCCCGGTCCCTCCCTGCGCCTGCTTAATTGGGAATTATGCAGCCCAGAGCCTGAAAGCCGTGACCTCTTGTCATCCCTGCTGGCTTGCTTCAAAGTCTGCCACTTAGTGTGGCCGGTGGCAAGGGCAGCCAGGTCCTCGTCACCCACCTAGGGTCAGCCAGCTGGTGAGTCTGGGTCCCTGGGGACAAGCCGGGCACCGAGATCCGTGTTAATGGGGTGGAAGTGGGGCTCAGCGCcatcccagcagctcagccctggctgccgtcccgctgtggggtggggtggaggggcaAATGCCATCCCGGAGCCCCTGCAGCTGGTCTGGGGGTGCTTGGACCCCagtgggcagggctgggatgcaACCTGGGGAGACAAgtgtagggaaaaaaaccaaccaccccGATTATCAGCTCCTGGTGCTTTTTGGGACCTCAACACCCCAGTGCTAAGGCTTCTGTTGGCTGGAGCATCACCCAGGCTCAGCCACACATCCCTGTTGCTGCAGGAGGAGTTGGGCGGGACACATCCTGCACCCTGGGACAAGCTgagtgccagggctgggcttAACAGCGTGATTTCTTCATCTCAAGGGTGTCCAGTTTGGAGTCACCCACCCATGTGTGTGCTGCCCTTTTCCCAATGATTTTGGGGTGATTTTGAGTCGcccacctccccagggctgggatcAGATGCTGGTTGCAGGGACCGGGTGCTGGGTTAATCCTGCACCCCCTTGGAGGTGCAGGGAGGTGACATGGGCAGGATGGATCCCACTGGTGTGGATGAGCTCCACCTCCCCGAAGGTGCCACCTCCCTCAGGGACATTATAAAGGACGAGCTGTCCCTTGTGCTGTGGCCAGATCCCAGCCTGGAGAGAGCCTGGAGCAAGGACCCCGCCAGGGTAAGAGACCCGGGGAGGGGGATGGGAAGAGAATTGGGGTAACAGTACCCCAGATTTGGGGGTTGATGGTGGAACAACTGGAGGATTGATCCTGCCCACCGGTGTCTGAAGGGGACCAGTTTGGTGAGTGATGGTGGGGAAAGATGAGAtcagccctggggggctgtgtgAAGCTGGGAACCCAAATCTTTCCACTCTTGCAGCGGGGGTTTGGGtgcttttcctttactttttatcatttttagtAGTTGTGGCTTGCAGCAGCCTGTTGTGCTGGCTCCTGAAGGCAACAAGGCCCTGAATCCACCCTGAAGAGAGGTCTTGGCCAAGAGGTAACATGACGGTGGCACATCCTAGCCATCCCCAGCctcccggggctggggctgcaagCAGGctcagcacccatgggtgctgctggggctcctgGGGTAAGACTTGATGGCCAGATCCCGAaggccagctctgcctgcgCTGCTTTCCCTTTGTGCTGTAAGGATGGGGCCAAATcctgcacccagcccagcaggacCACTATGGATGGGAGCTGAACGCATGGGGCTGGGTTGGGATTTGATGCGGGGGGCGGGGGATGAAGACCCACCAGCCTCCAACATGCCTCCCATCCCCAAGCCCCGGACGGGTCCCCTGGATCCCTGGAGCCCCCCTTGACCCATCCCTCGCATCCCAGATGAAGCCACCACAGTGCATGAGGACTTTTATTGGGTCTTGTATTtacagggctggggtgggaggatCGGTGTGGGGGCAGGGGATGCCCGGTGCCCTGGCTCAGAGGAGGGGAtgcttgccctgctgctgctgctgccggtTCGCCAAGTGCATGAGCTTGAGGAGCAGATCCCCGGCCGAGCCATCCAGCACCGTCAGGTTCTTCTCCGCCGCCTCCTGAGCCCCGTCGCTGCCTTCGTCCAGGCAGCTGCCATCCATTGCACAGGTTTCTTCAACAGAAAGCAAGATGTCGTGACGGGACAGGTTAGGACCACGAGTGGTTTATTTTCAGGTAGGGAAGGGGTTGGGGCCAGCACAGCTCGTGCTGCAGCTTTGTCCCTCCTGGACAGGGAGTcggggctggctgggcttgGGCTGGCACGTCGGGGAGGCTGCGTGTGCCTGGCTGGGAAACACCTCATGGCAGTGTCTTGGGAAGGAGCTCTGAGCCCAAACCTTACCACAGAATCAGGATAGCTTGGGCTGGAAGCcacctttaaaggccatctagtccacccccctgccaggggcagggacatctgcaaccagatcaggttgctcagagccccgtccagcctggccttggatgtttccagggatggggcatctgccacctctctgggcagcctgtgccagtgtctcaccaccctcatcataacaaatttcttccttatatctacTCTGAATCCAACTATCcccaaattatttcaaaacGGAGACAACACTGCTGCCactccgtgcctcagtttccccattgTAAGGTGAGGGCCAACTGGAGGACTGCCCCGTGCCATTGTGATCCCCGTCATGGTTCCAAGACACCCAAAACTCCTCTCTCTGCGCCCCCATCCCCCTCGCCCCAACACCCCCCATTACCGGCAGTGCAGCAGATGCCGGGCGCAGCGCAGCGGCCGCCGGAGCCGCAGGGCTGGCCGCCAGCCTGGCAGGGTGAAGGCAGGTAGTCTTCCTCGGCGCAGCGCTGGGTCTCTGCCGTGCCCAGGTAGCAGCCAAGCTCTGCACCACAGCAGATGCCAGGGCCAAAGCAGTTGCCTCTGTTCCCGGGGCCGCAGGGCATGCACTGGGAGAAGGAGCTGCTTGAGTCCCCCATACACCCTAAAAAGGGGGGGCTACACCCTTCCTGCACCCTCTTGCATTAGAAAAGCTTTCCTCCACCTTTGCCAGCCCTTGGA
The Falco rusticolus isolate bFalRus1 chromosome 1, bFalRus1.pri, whole genome shotgun sequence genome window above contains:
- the OXT gene encoding oxytocin-neurophysin 1 — translated: MPCKAFAICLLGLLALSSACYIQNCPIGGKRAVLDMDIRKCMPCGPRNKGHCFGPTICCGEELGCYIGTSETLRCQEENFLPTPCESGHKPCGSSGGSCAAPGICCSSGESSTRAVSHLGPWSAGSSHM
- the LOC119148103 gene encoding vasotocin-neurophysin VT; this encodes MQSERQGGRLPLARVAQLRAPSTMAEPSLPLSFLCLLALSSACYIQNCPRGGKRALADTALRQCMPCGPGNRGNCFGPGICCGAELGCYLGTAETQRCAEEDYLPSPCQAGGQPCGSGGRCAAPGICCTAETCAMDGSCLDEGSDGAQEAAEKNLTVLDGSAGDLLLKLMHLANRQQQQQGKHPLL
- the LOC119148092 gene encoding 28S ribosomal protein S26, mitochondrial-like isoform X1, whose protein sequence is MAPRALPLLLLLLLLLPAVPPCRAQHWSHGWYPGGKRDPGPAPAPQCPAGGAGRSLTSRPARSPPAAMLRALRRCRPALGLGPPLGPVPGAVWGPRLVPARGRKTRHDPPAKSKASRLKVPPPVDPEELLVVKERYRQHRLVLGALRAEFRAEVLQKKREALLAQEDSAELREEHQRLMAWNQEENARQRARREERIRKEEEEQKRKKLRVAENKARVMEAFLKEKEQEILQLQEEAKTFITPENLEARIEECLDNPRNYNFAIDKDGRIVKRTVLS